In Euphorbia lathyris chromosome 9, ddEupLath1.1, whole genome shotgun sequence, the following are encoded in one genomic region:
- the LOC136207126 gene encoding uncharacterized protein — MIERKKTFTMNWNALEDDDDDDDHFFETNDRLSSGVSPDSASSGSDDDEFEDPRMSFTSSFSSRSFSTAASIAVAMKPEYDIWMAAPGSINERRKRLLQGMGLSNEKELVRVASRQVPCTVSVSNEVVDEKAPPAATTDDEISSRELVQEVSISPHSVPISVPVLLVRSRSGSDIESLSMDKKRKELLLGDVSKQRLTRTSSLIIGSHARLCYQDKVTKDGGNAHSLNNGLPPLLSTSGFGNFFLIKNLDTGKEFVVNEYNQDGMWNKVSDLQTGKQLTMEEFESCVGHSKVVQELMRRQNLSSDGDNGGDDRKLTANNYISKSLRISKRRGAAILKNIKGVAHSMSITGFKGADNTKERDISPTSESNSGSNSGANPNSNSKNPSPPSGWVKVRHAAKSHKELSALHLCQEVQAHQGAIWSIKFSPDARFLASGGEDRTIHIWEVQDCEIMSLNEGAPFHPFSAPSLGEVTPMPSERKKKKKAASSKKTSPIPEYVHASETMFSLSEKPLCSFVGHLDDVLDLSWSRSQLLLSSSMDKTVRLWDMETKSCLKLFAHNDYVTCIQFNPMDDNYFISGSLDNKVRIWSVPNRQLVDWTDLHEMVTAVCYTPDGQGALIGSHKGNCRMYNVEDCKINQVEQIDLQNKKNAKKITGFQFSPGNPSEVLVTSADSRIRILDGSDLVQKFKGFRNINSQIAASFSSDGKYVICASEDSNVFIWKRAERVGNGKTKNIINTRSHESFQCRDVSMSILWPGTVKGDPPTAQQLSSKRHSKRSSFSQQNSTCGSPSKEDASVRSLSASPFDSSMREDVSNSPRTNSKGHDRTNSKGNDHDSPVAEENSNSNSNSNSNSNTKRQLPPLPKKNKDTNKENHNSSMERTSSEEDMISRSDSGLGDSFCTAGSSSIRYGDSPSISAAATPSSSWPSSWSWFDGSSHGSHTVQATAWGMVIVTATLGGEIRAYQNFGLPRRIGRQSNLF; from the exons ATGATCGAACGAAAGAAAACTTTCACCATGAATTGGAACGCTCTCGAGGATGACGACGATGACGACGATCATTTCTTCGAAACCAACGATCGTCTCTCTTCTGGAGTTTCTCCCGATTCAGCTTCATCCGGCTCTGATGACGACGAATTTGAGGATCCGCGCATGTCTTtcacttcctctttttcttcccGAAGTTTTAGCACCGCAGCTTCAATAGCTGTTGCGATGAAGCCAGAATACGACATTTGGATGGCTGCTCCGGGATCTATTAATGAACGCCGTAAACGACTTCTACAAGGCATGGGGTTATCTAATGAAAAAGAATTGGTTAGAGTTGCTAGTCGACAGGTACCCTGTACTGTTTCTGTTTCCAACGAGGTAGTTGACGAAAAAGCTCCTCCGGCGGCAACCACTGATGACGAAATCAGTAGCCGAGAATTGGTTCAAGAGGTTTCAATTTCGCCGCATTCCGTTCCGATTTCAGTTCCGGTACTGCTTGTACGGTCTAGGTCTGGAAGCGATATAGAATCGTTGTCTATGGACAAGAAGAGAAAGGAATTATTGCTTGGAGATGTCTCTAAGCAACGGTTGACAAGAACATCGTCCTTGATAATTGGTTCACACGCTCGATTGTGTTATCAGGATAAAGTTACCAAGGATGGAGGAAATGCGCACTCGTTAAACAATGGTCTACCACCTCTGTTATCAACTAGTGGATTCGGTAATTTTTTCCTGATAAAGAATTTGGATACAGGTAAAGAATTCGTTGTTAATGAGTACAATCAAGATGGAATGTGGAATAAGGTGAGTGATCTTCAAACAGGGAAGCAATTAACAATGGAAGAATTTGAAAGTTGTGTTGGGCATTCTAAAGTTGTGCAGGAATTAATGAGAAGACAAAATCTATCTTCAGATGGTGATAACGGAGGAGATGATAGAAAACTCACTGCTAATAATTATATATCGAAGAGTTTGAGAATAAGCAAGAGAAGAGGAGCTGCTATTTTGAAGAACATAAAAGGAGTAGCTCATTCTATGTCTATAACTGGTTTCAAGGGTGCTGATAACACCAAAGAGAGAGATATTTCACCAACATCAGAATCAAATTCAGGTTCGAATTCAGGTGCGAATCCGAATTCAAATTCGAAAAACCCCTCACCACCGTCTGGATGGGTAAAGGTTAGACATGCTGCAAAATCACACAAGGAGCTAAGTGCTTTGCATTTGTGCCAAGAGGTTCAAGCTCATCAAGGAGCAATATGGAGCATTAAGTTTAGTCCTGATGCACGATTTCTAGCTAGTGGAGGAGAAGACAGGACTATTCATATATGGGAAGTACAGGACTGTGAAATTATGTCCTTGAATGAAGGGGCTCCATTTCATCCTTTTTCAGCACCTAGTTTAGGAGAAGTTACTCCAATGCCTTctgaaaggaagaagaagaagaaggctgCATCTTCTAAGAAAACTAGTCCTATTCCTGAATATGTTCATGCTTCTGAAACTATGTTTTCTCTATCAGAAAAACCATTGTGCTCTTTCGTTGGTCATCTTGATGATGTTCTGGATTTGTCATGGTCTAGATCTCAG CTGCTGCTTTCATCTTCAATGGACAAGACTGTTAGACTGTGGGACATGGAAACCAAAAGTTGTTTAAAGCTGTTTGCTCATAATGATTATG TAACATGCATACAATTCAATCCCATGGATGACAACTATTTCATCAGTGGGTCACTTGATAATAAGGTTAGAATATGGAGTGTACCCAATCGACAACTTGTGGACTGGACTGATCTACACGAAATGGTCACAGCTGTCTGTTACACCCCTGATGGCCAG GGTGCACTCATTGGTTCACATAAAGGGAATTGTCGTATGTATAATGTTGAAG ATTGTAAAATAAATCAAGTGGAGCAAATTGATTTACAAAACAAGAAGAATGCAAAGAAGATAACAGGATTCCAA TTTTCTCCAGGAAATCCATCTGAAGTACTCGTTACTTCTGCTGATTCAAGAATTCGAATATTGGATGGCTCGGATCTTGTTCAGAAATTCAAAG GTTTCAGAAATATCAATAGCCAAATTGCAGCATCATTCAGCAGTGATGGAAAATATGTAATATGTGCAAGTGAAGATTCTAACGTATTTATATGGAAACGAGCTGAGCGAGTAGGAAACGGGAAAACCAAGAACATCATAAATACCCGATCTCATGAGAGTTTCCAATGCAGAGATGTATCAATGTCAATCTTATGGCCTGGAACTGTAAAGGGTGATCCTCCAACAGCGCAGCAACTAAGTTCGAAAAGGCATTCGAAACGTTCCTCTTTCTCTCAACAGAATTCTACTTGTGGTTCACCAAGTAAAGAAGATGCAAGCGTTAGATCTCTCAGTGCTTCCCCGTTTGATTCATCAATGAGAGAAGATGTTAGTAACTCGCCTCGTACGAACAGCAAGGGACATGATCGTACGAACAGCAAGGGAAATGATCATGATTCTCCAGTTGCAGAAGAGAACTCTAATTCTAATTCTAACTCTAACTCTAACTCTAACACGAAGAGGCAATTACCGCCTTTGCCAAAGAAAAACAAAGACACCAACAAAGAGAATCACAATAGTAGTATGGAGAGAACTTCATCCGAAGAAGACATGATTTCGAGGTCAGATTCCGGACTTGGCGACTCATTCTGCACAGCCGGTTCTTCTTCAATAAGATACGGGGATTCGCCTTCGATATCAGCTGCAGCAACTCCATCGTCGTCATGGCCTTCGAGTTGGTCATGGTTTGATGGAAGTAGCCATGGAAGTCATACAGTTCAAGCAACAGCATGGGGAATGGTGATAGTAACAGCTACATTAGGGGGTGAAATCAGAGCATATCAAAATTTTGGGTTACCACGTAGGATTGGTCGCCAATCGAACCTGTTTTAA